In Spirochaetota bacterium, the sequence CCTGCGATGAATTGACGGAAGTTGCTTTGGAGGAGAATAGAGAAGCAATTATGAATGCCGATGCGCTTCTAATTATGACATGTGCCTTTGGTGTCCAGACAATTGCTATGAATCTTGACAAGCCGATAATACCAGCCCTTGATACGTTATTTATAGGCAAGGAGAAGGAACCCGGGGTTTTTGATGAGGCCTGCCTGCAATGTGGGGAGTGTGTCTTGGCTGATACTGGAGGGATATGCCCAGTAGCTGGATGTCATAAGGGTCTTGTTAATGGTCCCTGTGGAGGAACAGACAAGGGTAAGTGTGAAGTCGATTTTAATAAGGATTGTGTTTGGACACTCATCTATAATAAACTAGAAAGGATGGGGAGGCTTGAATATATGCGGAAATATCAGCCACCTAAAAAGTATCATGTTGAGCCTAAACCTGGAAAATCGATCATCCCTTTTTATGAAGAAAGGAGTAATAAAGATGGGACACAGATTTAGGGAAGCACTTAATTCGGGGAAATTTGTTATAACTAGCGAAATAGGACCACCTAAGGGTACAAATCTTGATAAGATGTATCACCATATCGATCTTTTAAAAGATAGGGTAAACGCTATGAATGTCACTGATCATCAAAGTTCTGTAATGCGTTTTCCTTCAATTGGAGGTGCGCTGGCAGTTCAAGAGCGGGGAGGAGAGGCTGTTTTGCAGATGACCTGCAGGGATAGAAATAGATTGGCCCTACAGGCAGAGCTTCTATTTGCATATTCACGGGGAATAAAAAATGTCCTCTGTCTAACTGGTGATGCCATTACTGTTGGTGATCATAAGATGGCAAAGGGCGTTTTTGATCTGGATTCCAGCCAACTTTTGCGTACAGTACGTCTTCTTGAATCAGGTAAGGATTTGGGGGGGAATGAGCTTGACGGCTCAGTTGAGTTCTGCGCTGGGGCTATTGTAACCCCAGAGGCTGATCCGCTTGGACCTCAGCTTGTCAAGTTTGAGAAAAAGATTGATTCAGGGGCTGAGTTTTTTCAGACCCAGGCTATATATGATATGGATAATTTCCAGCGCTTCATGGACTATGCAGGAGGGTTTAATGTTAAGATGATTGCAGGCATTGTGCTGTTGGTGTCAGCACGCATGGCACAATTTATGAATAAAAATGTTCCTGGAATATTCGTGCCACAAAACCTGATTGATGAACTCGCAAGCGCTCCCAAAGGGACTGCCCTTAAAAAGGGCATTGAGATTGCCGGGCGTATGATTAAAAAGCTTAAGGAGGAAAGAATTTGCGATGGGGTTCATATTATGGCAATCGGCAAAGAGGAAGTAGTACCTGATATACTGGAGGAGGCTGGTATCGATGGAAGGCCCAATGGATGAAAACTGATAAATTTTTATATAGCCCTGAATGAGTAAATCAACTAAATTTTATTAATATTGATTGAGTATCATGAGAAGAGGTAATGACCTAAAAGAATCCCTATTTTATCATTAGCCTATGGAAAGTAAAATTTTTTCTGTTTGTTAGGGAAAACATTGGTAGTCATATAGTTATAGCAGGAGAAAGAGGATAGGGGGGAGTCATTTCAAGGAAAAAGCTTTCATCATCTGAAGAGAGATATAGGGATCTATTTGAAAGGGTTGGACATGGTCTTATCATAAGCACAAGGGAAGGAAGTGTTGTAGATTGTAATCAGGCTCTTCTCAATATGTTAGGTTATGATACCAAGGAAG encodes:
- a CDS encoding methylenetetrahydrofolate reductase C-terminal domain-containing protein, whose product is MIRSITRQKPLEEIEGLLEKTSKIFVIGCGTCTTMTRTGGQPEVQQMIDQQLNSDKSITGWMMIPVACDELTEVALEENREAIMNADALLIMTCAFGVQTIAMNLDKPIIPALDTLFIGKEKEPGVFDEACLQCGECVLADTGGICPVAGCHKGLVNGPCGGTDKGKCEVDFNKDCVWTLIYNKLERMGRLEYMRKYQPPKKYHVEPKPGKSIIPFYEERSNKDGTQI
- a CDS encoding methylenetetrahydrofolate reductase, with amino-acid sequence MGHRFREALNSGKFVITSEIGPPKGTNLDKMYHHIDLLKDRVNAMNVTDHQSSVMRFPSIGGALAVQERGGEAVLQMTCRDRNRLALQAELLFAYSRGIKNVLCLTGDAITVGDHKMAKGVFDLDSSQLLRTVRLLESGKDLGGNELDGSVEFCAGAIVTPEADPLGPQLVKFEKKIDSGAEFFQTQAIYDMDNFQRFMDYAGGFNVKMIAGIVLLVSARMAQFMNKNVPGIFVPQNLIDELASAPKGTALKKGIEIAGRMIKKLKEERICDGVHIMAIGKEEVVPDILEEAGIDGRPNG